A segment of the Cohnella algarum genome:
GAACAAGCCGAGCAGCGAGTCGCGGTCGTCTCCGTTCAATCTTTCGCCGAACATAAAAAGAGAAGCCCCGTTTCCGACGGAATTGATCACGCTCGGAATGATTTTCGCGACCTTGGACGGAACGATTTCTTCCAAAGACGCGATCCGGATCGGACTCGTAATCGAGACGACGATCTGATCCCGCGAAAGCGCGGGAACGATGTCATCCAGCACCGTCCGGAAATCGGACGGTTTGACGCACAGAAAGACGAGCTTTGCGTCCTTCGCGCCCGAACGGTTGTCTGCGGCGACAGCGAGGCCGGGATAACGGGCAGCCAGCGCTTCCGCCTTGGAGCGCGTCCGGGTGGCTATCGTCACTTGCTCCGGCATCAAGGCCCCGGCTTCGATCAGCGCTTCCGTCAACAGACTTCCCATGCTGCCTGCCCCAATGAAGCACACGTTCATGCTTCCTTCCCTCCTCACCGACGCTGACTTCACCCCATTGTATGAGGGACGGTTTGGCCGACATGACGCAAAACGTTAAAAAAATTACAAGGAGTGAGCTTTATGCGCAATGATTTCGGCCGCGGTTCTTCCGCCGCGAGGAAAACGGCGGTTGTCGCCGCGGCGGCAGCCGTGCTGCTGCTCGGATTCGCTTTGTCGCAACCGACGAAAAACGGGGAGCTTCCGGAATGGCAGCCGGTGAACGGGGCAGTAGCGAAATCGTTGGACGTTTTGCGGAATGGCGAAGCATCGGAGCAGGGGAATCCGCCGGCCTCCCCGCTCGTTGCCGCCGCCGCGACGGAGAAGGAGCCCGGGGCGCCGGCCTCTCCGGACAATTCGTCAAGCGGGACCGATCCCGAAGCTGCCGGGTCTCAAGCGCTGTCGGAGGGGGCGGCGAGCCAGCCGGCGGATTCGGCGGAAGCGGGCGCCAGGCCGGCAGCCGCGGCGAACTCGCCGACGTCCGCAGGCGGGACGGATGTTAAGCCGTCGGAGGATTCCGCAGCCGCAGGCGAGCAAGCCGCTCCGGCGGTCGTCTCCGGACGGATGAACATTAACGCGGCGACGGCGGAGCAACTGGACGAGCTGCCGGGCATCGGCCCTTCGAAAGCGAACGCCATCGTCGAATACCGCGAGGCCAACGGCAGGTTCAAGACGGTCGAAGAACTGAAAAACGTCAAGGGAATCGGCGACAAGCTGTTCGCCGACATCCGCGATTGGGTGGCGATCGGTGCCCCCTGACCTCCGTTTGCGGGTGTCCGAATGAAAAGCACGATGGAAAATTTTCAGCGAAAGTTCCCAAACGACGGGGAATTCCTTCCCAATTGGTCGGAAATATGCGACAATAAGGGGGAAATGATCGAATGAACAATCGTTGGGAGGATTATCCATGAGCGAAGAACGGAAATTGTCGTTGGAAACGCTTGCTATTCATGCCGGACAGCAGTTGGACCCGACTACTTTATCGAGAGCGGTCCCCATTTACCAAACGTCTTCATACGGTTTTCGAGATACCGATCATGCGGCGGACCTGTTCGCGCTGAAACAGTTCGGCAACATCTACACCCGAATCATGAATCCGACCTCCGACGTGTTCGAACAGCGCATGGCCGCGCTGGAAGGCGGAGCGTGAGCGCTGGCCGTCGGTTCCGGACAAGCCGCCATCACCTACTCGATCTTCAACCTTGCGGGCGCGGGCGACGAGATCGTTTCGGCCTCGAGCCTTTACGGCGGTACATACAACCTGTTTTCGACGACGCTGCCGAAGCTGGGCATCAACGTCAAGTTCGTCGACCCTTCCGACCCGGAAAATTTCCGGTCCGCGATCACACCGAACACGAAGGCGCTGTACGCGGAAACGATCGGCAATCCGAGAGGCGACGTGCTGGACATCGCCGCCGTCGCGAAAATCGCGCACGACAACGGCATTCCGCTCATTATCGATAATACGTTCGCCACTCCGTACCTGTGCCGGCCGATCGATTTCGGAGCGGATATCGTCGTCCACTCGGCAACGAAGTTTATCGGGGGCCATGGGACGTCGATCGGGGGCGTCGTCGTCGACGGGGGCAAGTTCGACTGGAAAGCTTCGGGCAAATTCCCCGGCCTGACGCAGCCGGACCCGAGCTATCACGGAGTCGTCTATACGGATGCGGTCGGCCCGATCGCGTATATTATTAAAATGCGCGTGCAGCTTTTGCGGGACATGGGAGCCGCGCTCGCGCCGTTCAACTCGTTCCTGTTTTTGCAAGGGCTGGAGACGCTGCATCTTCGCATGGAGCGCCACAGCAGCAACGCGCTGGCCGTCGCCCGGTTTTTGGAGAAGCATCCGGCGGTCAAGTCGGTGAATTACGCCGGACTGCCGGAGCATCCGTCGCACGGGCTGGCGCAAACCTATTTGCCCAAAGGCCAGGGCGCCATCCTGACCTTCGAGATCGAAGGCGGCGTCGAAGCCGGCAAAAAGGTCATCAACTCGGTCAAACTGTTTTCCCATCTCGCGAACGTCGGCGATTCCAAATCGCTTATTATCCATCCGGCCAGCACGACGCATCAGCAGCTTTCCGAGCAGGAGCAGGCGGCCGCCGGCGTTCAGCCGGGGATGATTCGCCTGTCGGTCGGGACGGAAGGCATCGACGATATTTTGTACGATCTGGATCAGGCTTTGAAGGCAAGTCAGGAATAAAGCATAATTAGACGTTTCCGGCACGCCGCTCCGGCGCCGGACGGGAGGAGTCAGTTCGCCATGGCGACATCCGTGCGCAAAGATTGGGACACTTATTTTATGGATATCGCGTTCATGGTTTCGACCCGGTCGCGCTGTCCGCGGCGGCATGTCGGCGCCGTATTGGTGCAGGGAAAAAAATTGCTCGGCACCGCCTACAACGGGGCGCCGATGGGAGTGCCGGATTGCTCGGAAGCGGGCTGCATGATCGTGGAGGAGTTCGAGCCCGCCCCGGGAGGCGGAACGGAATCGATGGTCAAAAAGCAGCGCTGCATCCGGACGATCCACGCCGAACAAAATTTGCTGCTGTTCACCGACCGCATTGACCGCGAAGGGTCGACGGTGTACGTGACCGATCAGCCGTGCTGGACGTGCGCGAATATGCTCGCCAACAGCGGCATCAAGGAGATCGTGTACCGCCGGCCGTACGCGAA
Coding sequences within it:
- the comER gene encoding late competence protein ComER; amino-acid sequence: MNVCFIGAGSMGSLLTEALIEAGALMPEQVTIATRTRSKAEALAARYPGLAVAADNRSGAKDAKLVFLCVKPSDFRTVLDDIVPALSRDQIVVSITSPIRIASLEEIVPSKVAKIIPSVINSVGNGASLFMFGERLNGDDRDSLLGLFSAISRPVEIREDEVRVASDLSSCGPAFFAFLLEQFIEAAATETGMNRQTASTLACEMLLGTSRMLQKSGCSPAELQRRVSVPGGITAAALAELRDATKGAFPRVLRTTHEKFAEDVEKAESLLRLRKLQERHGNP
- a CDS encoding ComEA family DNA-binding protein: MRNDFGRGSSAARKTAVVAAAAAVLLLGFALSQPTKNGELPEWQPVNGAVAKSLDVLRNGEASEQGNPPASPLVAAAATEKEPGAPASPDNSSSGTDPEAAGSQALSEGAASQPADSAEAGARPAAAANSPTSAGGTDVKPSEDSAAAGEQAAPAVVSGRMNINAATAEQLDELPGIGPSKANAIVEYREANGRFKTVEELKNVKGIGDKLFADIRDWVAIGAP
- a CDS encoding deoxycytidylate deaminase, whose product is MATSVRKDWDTYFMDIAFMVSTRSRCPRRHVGAVLVQGKKLLGTAYNGAPMGVPDCSEAGCMIVEEFEPAPGGGTESMVKKQRCIRTIHAEQNLLLFTDRIDREGSTVYVTDQPCWTCANMLANSGIKEIVYRRPYAKDHDKVSALMARKGLVFRRIEEYTPPPDTEVQDEAN